The nucleotide window GTTTCTGCCGGACGCAGCGTCCTGCCGGGTCAATTGATAGGTAAGTGCTACGCAGGAAAGCCCATTCGTGAGGATGGGAAGCCCGCGCTGTACCGATAGGTCAGCGCCGGGAGATGTCACTGAAATTAAGTCCCCAGAAATGCGCTAATTATCAGCGAGGTTTAGGGCTGCAAGCTTGATTGCATCTACTCTTTAGCATTTTGTGTCGCCCCGGCAGGGGTCTTGCTCGTAAATGTTGACGAACCTGTAGTGCTACATCCATTGTCTCTCCTACTTTCTAGAGATTGGACCTCAAGACTTTTCTCGATTTTAATTTGGAAAGTGATAGGAGAGGGATAAAACGTCTTTAGATTGGTTGTTAACTGGGAACTGTGTTAAATATTTGGTGAGCGTAAAGGCATCCACACCCAGGTCACTATGGTCTTGACTGGCTTTGATTCCGGCTTGAGCGTGCCAAACGGCAGCAGTAGCAGTTAATTGCGCTGGCGAGATCTCTTTTTGAGAGGAAGGTTGTGCCATTAATCCGCCTAATAAGCCGGTGAGGACATCTCCACTGCCCCCTCTGGCAAGGGCGGGGGTACTTTCCGGAATGACCCAAGTTTCAGTTGGGCTAGCAATGACACTTCTTGCCCCTTTGAGAAGAATCGTCGCATCAGTTGCTTGCGCTGCGCTGAGCACAGTTGCCATCGGATCATTAGTCGTGAGGTCGGGGAAAAGTCGTCGAAACTCGCCAGGATGAGGGGTGAGAATCGTTGGCTCAGAGCGGGATTTTAAAGCCGTGCTGGGGGTTAATTCGGCAAGAGCGTTGAGTCCATCGGCATCGATGAGTAAAGGAGTTGTTGCCTCTAAAATCCCTGGTAGCAGCGATCGCGCATCTAAAGTTAAGCCGGGACCAACGGCAACCGTATCATACCGCTCCCATTGTTGCGCGCTGGGAGGAAGTTGCGCGATCGCGCCATTTTCAGTTTCTGGACAATCAATAATTAAGGCTTCGGGGAGATGGGTGACTAACATCGGTTTTAGGGAGGTGGGGGCGGCAATACTAACCATCCCGACGCCGCTTGCCCGTGCGCCTAAACCAGTGAGAATTACGCCTCCTGCATATTGGCGCGATCCAGCAATAATGAGCAAATGTCCTTGTTGATATTTATGGGTAACCAGGGGACGCGGCAGCGGCAAGAAAGAACGAGCTAAATCAGTAGTCATCTGTTTGACAACAGAAGATTTATCGGAGAGGACAGCTTGCACATTAGCGAGAGGGACGCCGAAATCTAGCCGTTCGGTCTTTCCTAAGTAAGAAAGGGCTGAGTCTTGAAAAAACGCTCGTTTCCATAACCCCAAACAGAACGTATGACTTGCCTGAATCGCAGTTCCTAACACTTCTCCCGTATCGGTATGAAGACCAGAGGGGAGATCAATACTCACCACCGGAATTGACCATTGATTAATTGTATCGACAGCAGTGGCTAAATCCCCTTCTAGCGCTCTTGTCATCCCAAAGCCAAATAACCCATCAATAATCAGATTACAGTTAGCTAAATCCTGGACCTTCTCAACAATTGGAATCCCTAAACTTTGAGCATAATCAAGATGGGCTTGGGTTAGTTCTTTTCCTTTCTGTAATGGGCGGTATAAACAGACCTGATATCCTTTAAGATGCAGTTCCCGCGCCACTACTGTCGCATCGCCCCCATTATGCCCAGGACCCACTATTACACCGACTTTTGCCACCTTAGACTGTGGATACAACGTGACAATCCGCTGTGTTACTAGTCCAGCTGCTTTTTCCATCAGTGCTGCCACCGGCATTCCCACTGCAAAGATCCGTTCTTCAATTGCAGCCATTTGCGTTGCATTGACTACAAAGTGTTCAATAGTATCTGTAGAGATTCGATCCATCATAGTTAACCCCCGCCATAGGTGAAATGAAACCAGTGCTTCCTCGACGTTATCATCGACTCCGCGATGTGTTGAACCGACGACAGACGGATTTAACTGTGCTTTTAGAAGATGTGCATAAACCGCATAACTTCTCCGCTATTATTCGCACTTGTGATGCCGTTGGAGTCTTTTCTGCCCATGGGATTTATACCGCAGGGGATGTTCCGGCGTTTAGTGAAACGGCAAAAGGGAGCGAAAAATGGATCAATATTCAGACTCATCCCGATTTAGAAACGGCAGTTCGCCATCTCAAAAGCCAAAACTATACGATTTATGCGGCCCACTTGACAAAAGATGCCGTAGATTATCGCCAGCCGGACTATACACAACCGTCTTGCATTCTGTTGGGTGCCGAGAAATGGGGTGTGAGTTCCGAAGCCATCGCACTTGCGGATCAGGCGATTTATATTCCCATGTTAGGGATGGTACAGTCTTTAAACGTCTCCGTTGCCGCAGCGGTCATTCTGTTTGAAGCACAACGACAAAGACTCGCTGCTGGATCTTATAATCACCCCTCTCTTGATCCAGAAACCTATCAGCAGGTGCTATTCCAGTGGGCTTATCCGGATTTAGCTGCTAAGTATGATGAAGTGGGAAAACATTATCCTGCTTTAGGAGAAAATGGGCAATTTCTGAGAGAGAATTTAGATGCTGAAACGTAAGATGAGGGTAATGAAGTTGGGTTGTGCTAGACACACCCTGCTTTAATGCTCTCCAGGTTGCCCAATTCATGTGGATACAGTACCGTTTAGCCGTCCTCTTCCTAATCCTTCTAGTTGGCTTTTCTCTCAACAACAATCCGTTTCAAAAGCAAGATCCCCCGGTTTTGATACCGCCAACGCCAAAAGTGATTAAAGTTGAAAAATGGCAGCAACAGCTAGGGTATAGAATAGCTATCCTGCGCCAAGCGATTCCAACAGCCAGTCGTGTTGTTCTCGTTCCTGACACAGCAATTTTTTTGCAAGCAATTCAAGAGTGGAATTTACAGCGACGTTATCCGATCTTAATTGAAGACGATCAGTATACGCCCCTATTTTTAAAGCGTTTTCAACCCCAAGTAGTCATCCGATTATCGGCCGTGAAAGCATCCGGCTTTCAAAATCGAAAACGCTTAATGCAAGATGCTATTGCTGCAAGCTGGGAAACTAAAGCAAACACCCTCAAGGAGACTTGGCAACAATTAGGATGGACACCGCCGGGAGTTGTCATGACTTCCATCCATGATTCGGCTGCTGTTGCTGCTGTTGCACTAGCTGCTGATCGCGGACAACCCTTACTGTTTTTAGAAGGATACTACGGAAATTTTAACCAAACGCTTCCTCCACGGGGTTGGAATCATTTGAAGGAGAAAGTGAATCGCTTAGTCGCAAACACCGGATACGACTATCAACACTTGGGAGATACAATTGATACGATTACTTTAGTTCGTAGCTTGCCAGTCAAATATCGCAGCCCAGAAAATCAGGAGTTATTAGCAGTAACAGATGGCTTGGGCAGAAATGAGGGAGGGGAACGGTATGCCATTGCGGGATGGATTTATGGCACTCCAGAGCGATCAGTGTATCAAGCGATGTGTGCTATTTTTTTAGATGCAGATCGGGCTTTACTGTATGATAGTTATCCCCACAGCGAAAATTGGGAAGCTTATCACTTTGGAGAAGCAAGGAAACAATTAGAAACGATTGGTCTGGCAACAACTCACATTGAACAACCTGATGCGAGTCAAATCACTTGGCAAAAGCTTACCGCTCAAGCATGGAATTATGATTTGATGTTTATGAATTCGCGAGGGGGAAAAAGTCATTTTGCCGTCGGTAATGGAAATGCAAACGTCAAAGATATTCCTGATCTTGATATGCCGATGGCAATGCACCTCATACACAGTTTTTCCGCAGCAACTGCTGATGATGTTGGGACGGTCGCGGGACGTTGGTTAGACTACGGAGTATATGC belongs to Cyanobacteria bacterium GSL.Bin1 and includes:
- a CDS encoding NAD(P)H-hydrate dehydratase codes for the protein MMDRISTDTIEHFVVNATQMAAIEERIFAVGMPVAALMEKAAGLVTQRIVTLYPQSKVAKVGVIVGPGHNGGDATVVARELHLKGYQVCLYRPLQKGKELTQAHLDYAQSLGIPIVEKVQDLANCNLIIDGLFGFGMTRALEGDLATAVDTINQWSIPVVSIDLPSGLHTDTGEVLGTAIQASHTFCLGLWKRAFFQDSALSYLGKTERLDFGVPLANVQAVLSDKSSVVKQMTTDLARSFLPLPRPLVTHKYQQGHLLIIAGSRQYAGGVILTGLGARASGVGMVSIAAPTSLKPMLVTHLPEALIIDCPETENGAIAQLPPSAQQWERYDTVAVGPGLTLDARSLLPGILEATTPLLIDADGLNALAELTPSTALKSRSEPTILTPHPGEFRRLFPDLTTNDPMATVLSAAQATDATILLKGARSVIASPTETWVIPESTPALARGGSGDVLTGLLGGLMAQPSSQKEISPAQLTATAAVWHAQAGIKASQDHSDLGVDAFTLTKYLTQFPVNNQSKDVLSLSYHFPN
- the trmH gene encoding tRNA (guanosine(18)-2'-O)-methyltransferase TrmH encodes the protein MKPVLPRRYHRLRDVLNRRQTDLTVLLEDVHKPHNFSAIIRTCDAVGVFSAHGIYTAGDVPAFSETAKGSEKWINIQTHPDLETAVRHLKSQNYTIYAAHLTKDAVDYRQPDYTQPSCILLGAEKWGVSSEAIALADQAIYIPMLGMVQSLNVSVAAAVILFEAQRQRLAAGSYNHPSLDPETYQQVLFQWAYPDLAAKYDEVGKHYPALGENGQFLRENLDAET